A segment of the Arachis hypogaea cultivar Tifrunner chromosome 5, arahy.Tifrunner.gnm2.J5K5, whole genome shotgun sequence genome:
AAGTTGAAATTATTagggatattttaaaaaaaattaacacaatatTTCCTACAATATAACTGTCAACCAAACCCAGGAAGTTTGATTCTTAAGATTATCATTCTCAGGATTCAGGAATCATGTACCAGCCAAATTCTCAACCCAAACATTCCCAGGAATCTGATTCCCAGAGAAAATCCGCCACATTATTCTCATATTTTGGGTGGATAGAAAACATAGCAAAAATCTATCCCAAGGGCCAAGACACTAAGAGAATTGTATCAAATGATATATCTGTATTTCTATTAATgtgatgtctttttttttttggcgaCTATTAATGTGATGTCTTTGAAGCTAATAGAGAAGCactaaagtaaataaaagaatttgAAGTATAGTATTCTAGTAATTTAGTTACTATACAACTACAACAGTAAAAGAATCATAAACTTGTTAGGCAGCTAAATGTCTCATTATACACTTCCATCTTATCCGAGACACAAAACAAAGATGTCAATGAATACCATACAGAAACTTCTGGAAACTTTCCTTGGCTTATCATTTCCTCCAACCACATAACAGCTTCATATTGTCTTCCAAGACCGCAAAGACCCTTAATCAGTGAATTGTAACTGTCTTCACATGGCCAATATGATTTATGTGACATTTTTTCCATAATTTCGCTTGCTTCAAGATATCTCCTTTCATGACAAAGCATTTCCAACAAAATGCAATAAGTTTCCTTGTCAGTATTGAAACCTACTGTTTTTGACATCTTATTCAAACTCTTGAGCACCGCCGTCAAAAATCCGAGATTATGAAGGTTTTTCAAGAGAATAGTGTACATTCTAGCAGTTGGAAGACAATTTGCTTCCACCATGTCCTCCTCAATTGCCTTTATAGCTTCATCCACTTCACTAACCTTGCACAATGCAGCTACCTTTGCCTCAAAGATAGTGTGTGTTGGTTTAAATCCTTTGCTCTGCATTTCAATAATAACTTTATCGGCCTCGTCGATTTTCCCTTCGCTGTATAAATCAACAGCCATGGCTGTATAACTTGCCAAACTAGGAACTGAGCCCCTGACTAAAGCTTCATGAATCAAGCGTTTAATGCCTTCTATATCTTTACCATCACGACACTGACCAAGATCAAGTCGGTTATAACATCGCTTGGGTGCTTTCAGTCCTTTCCTCAAGATTTTACCTAGAATCTCCATAGCTTCATCGAATTTTCCCTCATCACACAAAGCATCCAAAAGTGTTCTATAAACTACAATATCCTCACCGTTACCTTTTTGCGATATTCTCCAAAACATTGAATACAAAAGATGTTTGGCCTCATGTAACCTCATATCATGGCACAATCCCTTCATCAAGATCACATAGCTGTCCCTATTCGGGTAGCAACCTTGAAAATCCATCTCCTGGAATATCTGCAACGCCAAATCAGAGCGGCCCTTCTGGCAGAGAGCATACATAAACAAGTTCAAGGCTGGAACACGAGACTTCACCACCCAGCCACAAGAGCTCTCTACAAAGAGCCGGTAAGCAGATTCAAGCCGGTCCTCATTCACCATTATCTCCATCAGGGTATTGAAAGATTCAGTCCAATTCACACAATTAAAGCGAGGAATATCCCTATACAAAGAGACAGCTTCATCTAGCATCCCAGCTTTCACATACGTCTTGATAGCAGACACAAAGATTGAATCTTTGCACTCACATGAATCCTCCCTCATCTGCTCAATCAAACTCCTCATGTCATTGATCCTCCCTGAAGCTCCAAGGATGCTGATCATGGTTGCATAGACAGGACCATTGTGGGAGTAATTAGGGTACTTGGTTTTGGCATCATTGAAAATTTGAAGAGCCTTTGAAGGGTTCTTTTGGGTTCTTATAATCTGAGAAAGGTAAGTGGGTGTTAACACCCGTGGCCATCTTGTAGCCATGTAACTTAGAATTATTCAACACAAAGCACTAAAACTTCTCTCTTTCGCTCTCACTCCCCCAAAAAATTAGCTAATAACATTTTTAACTCGACATGAACTAGTTCTACTGATACACACAAAACATAACAATGACCATAAGTTAAGTGAACGTTTCACTATAAAAATAAGTGATATTTAGGTGTTTCACTACCTCAACACACTCCTGCATCTATCCAGAGGTGATTCAAGAACCTGAAACCAGAAGGAAAAAATTCAGGTGAGTGCAACATAAAAACCCACAAGTTTGGCATTTAGCAACATGATACATATCCAAATATCACCTTTTAGTCATCAATATTTGTTTAGAATTCCCTTTATCTCATAATCTATATCTCAACCTTTGTTTCCtccttttctaattttttttctcattttattccTCATCATCACTTAATTGTAAACTATTAGTTTGTAATTCAAATAGGTTCCAAAATGATTCCAGAGATGGTGTTTCATCTACTTCTCAACTTTTTCatgtattaataataataatataatctgTGTGATATGATAAATCAAGAACTGCAGACCATCATATGCAAGACACTTACTACATTGTGTTTAATGGTAGTGGACTAGTGGTGAAGTGAACCTAAATGGCAAGCAAAACAGAAGCAAACTAGGGCCTTCATCCTTCCATTTGTGTTTGATTACATTCAAGTGACAAGCAAATCAGAAGCAAATTAAGGTTCCAGAATGTTAATTGGTTCAATTTTTCATAAAGCAGTAGGATCTAGTCATACACAAGAAAATTAAGGTTCTATTTGGGCAGGACATATCACAACGATTAAAGAGTTCCCGATGAATTGAATAAAGTTTAATCACACTATTTTCATCTCATAAAGAGTTAAACCAGAACTAACCTATTAAAAAAGCTAGATAAACTTAAAATTAAGTGGTAGTAGAACTGTCCTGAGATACAAATTAAAAGGGAGTAATGTTGTTGTTAAAAGGGATTGATCCattatttatatatctatatatctaaTAGAAGCATGCAGAAAACGCAGATGTGGCTATCATCAACATTAAACAGTACAAATGTTAATATGTACTACTGAGGATGACAATATTGAAGTTCAAGCGAAGTTACGTTTGTTGTGATCATTTTTTCATGTGTCATCAAATCTTTAATAATTATACAATGAAAATGCCAAATTGAGCTTATTTCAACAACTTAGTGATTTTCTTTAATGATTGATCTATAAAATTACTATTTAAACTATGCTACTGAATATATAGAAATGTACCCAGAAGACAGAGATTAGAATCACAGCAACAGAGAAAAATTTACTCATCACCAAACCTGAAAGATGAGACATAATTAATGTGCTTTCATCAATTATGATGGAGCACAGTTACAGCTTTATGTAGGTCCTCTAATGTTCTTCATATATATGGCTATGGCatacaaattattaaaatattttttgatacatcTGAAAGTATGGCATACCACATTGGCTATATCCAAAAAGCTAATAAGGTTCCAGAATGTTAATTAGATCATTCTTTCATAAAGCAACAGGGTTTCTTCACTTATGCCAAGTCCAAATAAAAgatgaaaagtaaatcaaaggAGGCACCAGGCAAATTCACATTCGATATTATATTGATCTAAGCAACTGATAATCAACAATGATAAGGAAATACCTTTGCTAACTCCTTTATCCATAATGAGTGCAGCTGCTTAGGGGTGCTTGCAGTTCCAAGAATACCATCCTTTTTAGGTTTTCCCACATTTCTAAGTGCAGAAAAACCACCTATACTTTCTTCTTCCCTCAATGAACTATAAATACCTGAAAGTTAACGCACATATCTCACTTACAACTACTAATCTCTAAAATCAGCCGAAGAAACAAATCTTCTCACTTTTTtagaagattttattttatttcataatgcTGCAGGGTTTAATCATCCAGCTGAATCgaataaagtttaaaaataaataaattcaattcacagaggaagagaaaaaaaaataacgaaTATTTGGATTAAATAAAACAAGAGACACAAAACTATGTACCAGAAAGAGAAAGGATAACTAATAGAACATGAAGAATGAGAACGCAAAACTTTGTTTCTGAAGGAGACGGTGTTCATTGCGGTGCCGGCAGCAGAGTTCGCAGTCGGCGGCAAAGGATGCTGGTGGGTAGAAGTGTAGAACAATGtgaggagagaaagaaaaaggttGGGGAGATAGAGAGATTACATAGCAATAGCAACGGCAGAGAGAGAACGCATAGTGGCTGCTGGTGTATGATGGAGTGATTAGGTCGCCGTTGGTTTCTGCCGTTCTGGGCTATGTAACCAAGGTTGCAAAAACCAAACCGGCCATTGAACTGGTCGAgtgactggttcaatggttcaaagGTCCAACCAGAGTCAAAACTAGTTTAATTAAATAtgcaataaatttattaaaattcaatatataatttcagATATTCAAATTCAATCGTTTCTAAACTAATTTCAAAGTTTCACAATGtccataatttatcattaaaagtttacaaaataaaaaatttctaaacCTGCTGAATGCATATAACCATATTTAGTTTTTAGGATTCTAATCCATTAATCAGCATCCAAACTAAACTGAAAATACATCAACAAAAACTAAATTGAATCCAATTCCAAACTCagaattcaaattaaattgaattctaaTTGAATTCAGAATCACGCTAgcattcaacaaattaaataaataatccaATTCTAAACTCAGAATACGAACTCAGCtcagaatattaaaattaattggaaaaaaagATGAACCCAAAATTAATTTAAGAGTAATTGAAGAATCCACGGCGACGATATAGGAAGTCAGGGAAGAACGACAAGGTTAGAGGCGAGAAGCTTACCGTCGACGACGTCCAAGAAGCAAACAGCGACATCACTCGCGGCGCAGAACAGAAAGGCAATTTGGGCGGCGAACCCGCGACAGAGACGAAGTAGACCAACCGTGAAGTAGCAAGGAGAGGGACGCGGGTGAGGTGACCGACGCTGGTTGGGTCAACGACGGCGACAACGACCGAGAGAAGAAGCACTGAAGAAGTATTGAAGATTGAAgaataaatcaataaaatttttaaaaataaaactgaCAAAGCACTGAAGCAAGCAAGCAGCAAGCAGTGGCTAGTGAGGGAGGAGGCCGAGGAGTGCTTACCGTAGAGGTGAGCAACAGCGAGGTGACCGAAGAGGCGACCGACAAGATGACCGACGTGCGACGGTGAAGCGGCGATGTGTTCGAACAGAGATTCTACGGCGAGGAGAAGAGGGCGAATGGCAGCTGGTGGTGGGGGCTGCAGCCGTTGTCTCTGATAGGGTTTAGCAAGGTTAAGTTTGGTTTGTGAggcaaatttattttaaaaaattttgccaAATAACTTTTGGTAAAAACTTAGGTGAAGTGGGTGGTTGATTTGTTGGTCCCAATTATCTTTGGGATTAACGTTAGTCTTTTAatatagtttttaatttaaactgttagatcattttattattatatctaaCAGTATAGattaaatacaaatatatatttttgtttttattaaatacTTCCTAATATTTAACGTTTTTACAAATGATTCCCTTCCTCTTTCTCTTATTATATATTGGTGTAGTTTCTGGTGGCTATGTTCATTGGTGGCTAGGATAATTACAGGCATggcatatatgatattttgagtgttgatcatgattatgatcCGTTTAGTTGCGATAAATGCATTAATCAACTTGGATAAAGTTTATGCTTTTACTAAACATtgacaaaggaaaaaaaataaataatatattaatgaaacattaatttgaacaaaattaaaatttgagaaaatttCACTTTCTTCGTGTGAAATGCTAAAATGACATTTTTAtctcctctattttataaatgtacgtTCTCCTCTCTTTTAACTTCTAAAACATCTcatctttaatctattttaaattttgagaaaattcTACTCATCTCTcctgcgagatgctaaaatgatattctcctcccctctattttataaatatacattctcctaccttctaacttttaaaaaatcttatctttagtctattttaaattttttgtgttaactaatgttaactttatccattttttaagaaaaaaattattttttaaaaatatacccactaacaaaaattttattttttattattaaattttacttaccaaaatatcttttaataaattatttttttattaattaaattatatcttaaaaaaatttaataattatattattttttctaaaataatcttcaataagtttttaattattaaattataattttaccaaaaatttttttaacaattttttttatattttactattacttttttaatatctatatatattattttaacattaaataaaaaattttagtaagattatttttcaatatcaatatatattaattgttatacatattaacagtagtaagatttttttatttaatgttaaaataatatatattgatatcaaaaaattaatagtaaatataaaaataattgttaacaaaaattttagtaaaatcacaatttaataaataaaaaattattgaagggtaggtatcttagaagaaaataatttaattattatttttttaaaaaatattttggtaaaaatataatttaatcaataaaagaataatttattaaagagtattttggtaagaaaaatttaatgataaaaaataaaatttttgttaatggatttttttaaaaaataatttttttcttaaaagatggataaaattaacattaattaatacaaaaagtttaaaatagacTAAAAAGGAGATTTTTTAGAAGTTAAAAGGAAAgggaatgtacatttataaaatagaaagaagaaaaatgtcattttaacaTCTCGTAGGAGAAGAGAATAAaattttctcttaaattttttatgttaactaatattaattttatccatttttaaaataaataaataaatttcttttctCATTGTTCATTGTCCATTGTGTTGCTGGATTTTGGAAACGAAACCTTTATATTGGACAATCTGATTATATCCTATCATCTATAATAACTACAACACTAAAGAACACCACGTGTCATCTCTTCGTTGGTTGGTCAATTTCTAGCCACCAATAGGTACAAGAAACATAGCCACCAGAGACGTGGTCTTATATGTTTTGCAGATGGGGTCTCTTCTTCTTCACTACTGCGATGAAAACTGGCACTAGCATCAACTGTTAGGTCTGGTTCAAGACTACCCATGTACGCATGCAACTATCAGAGCCTGGATCGAGACTATTTTGCACCCCTGTCCAATCCGCCTCTAAAATTTGTGTTCTTCTCCTCTCTTGGTCATCTACTTCGTGTGGTGTTCTTCGAAAAGGAAGTCATGGAAGCTGTCACACATACATACACAGAGACATATACTTCACACTTGAGACAGAAAAtcagaaaagaaacaaaagaagaaaagaaaatcttCGCGGAATATTATGGCCTCAAAGAAGACCCAAGACTTCTAGCCATTTCTCAAGCCATCAGAGTCGTTTCTCAggtttccattttttattttttttctttcaacgtttttcttcttattcatcaACAGATCTATAGCTGTGATGGTTTAGTTtcataatatttttatgtttagaaGTCTGAAATTGATGGTGTTCCACACAAAAGATCAATGAAAAGACATGCATGAGATTAACTATAAGCTAATAGAATAAATCTAACCATGAAACAAGAAAGCTCATTAAATAATCTTgcatttttcttttccaaatataTTTGTTGAAACTTATAGTTGAGTAGGACATAATTGAACTTTGTTAATTAGAGAAAGTGAGTGAATAATTGTTGATGAATAATTGttgatgaatattttttttaatagctaATTGGTGTTAAGAATATATTAATGAGAATACTCATAGCTCTTTGAAATGACCCACAATTAACTATCTGCTGTAGATTTATGTCCCAATTAAGGAAGAAGGTGACCGCTGGTATATGGTTATTAGCTTATTGGATGAAAAATTATATCAGTTTGATTCTAATCTAAATGATGATCAAGTTGAGCTAAGATAAGAAATTATGAAATCCTTGGTAAGATGTCCATAACCCATTTCTTTATACACAGACTATAtgtaaaataatacataaatcTTAATAGATTAGTCATGAACGAAATTTTAAGGCTATAAGATTATCAGATATGGTAACTTTTGGGCATTACCTAAAAGGTGATATTCCTGAAAGAAAATATTTCATGAATTTTGATGTGAAAAAAGTTAGGGGGTGCTAATTATCCTCAAAGGTACACATAATTGCAGTGAATCTTTTATTTACATCTTTAATTAAAGTGATCTTTTATTGATACTAACTAGTTAATATTGCCACTGAACTTTTAGTCGCGACTCTGGTGTTTGGGTTCTTCAATGGTTGTCTACGACAGAAAAGTTTAATCCCACGGTGTCGGTATTGTAAGTTTCAAAGACATATTGATTAATTATATACATGATGCCatattatttaactaattaatCCAGAAATCTATTCACCAAATTTTATTTACCAAAACAAATTCAGAATTCCATTCACTAAGTTCTATTGAATTACCAAATTCATCATGAAAATTCATACACAAAGTTCTATTACCCAAGTTTTATTTAATTAGCACATAATAAAAATTCATATAATATTACAATGAGAACTCTTCAATAAGTTCCATGTCGGCACTTGCATCACAACCTTCTGTCCAAAATTCTTGTTCTTCATAATCTTTTTTAATATCAGATGCAATCCCTGCAAACAAAATATTGATGAATCTCCActcttattaataaaaattatataattaacatGTGGTACGCAAATCGTTAAACCAAATATTATCATTTCTCCATCTGCATCCAAACCTTCCTCAAAAGGGTTCTTAATTATGCCATGAGAAGTTGCACAGCTCGCATTAGTCTGCTGAATGTCATTTGCCAatggacaaaattttttattgtgcCCTTCCAATGCGACAAATACCACATCGTTGTGGTTTTTGTTTGACCTTTTTCAACTTGATACATTCTTTGAAATTTCTCTGTATCATCCGACTCTTCTATCATCTCATCAAAGAATactctatcttctattttatcatATACTTCAAGATCTTACTCGACAATTTTATTTGTAACTGGAAAAACATAAAACAAATAGTATTCTAATAAATCAAAGTGCAGAAACCACTAACATGAAAATAATAGCACTGTTCtggttctatatatattttttaaatttattaaattctaaaataagtAAAATAGAAGAAAGCGTTAAAACTGTAGAAAATAATCTTCCTTATGCTATCAAACCCAATATCgattaaaaaaacaaaaggaagaagaaacaTTAATGTCCAAGCAAGAAATATAGACAACTATATGCAAGAAACAGATTTAAATCTATGAAAAAATGAACATAAAACCACAGAGAACCATTAATGtggaaggaagaagaaattatGTGATAAAATACAATATTCATACATTAGAGAGAATCTATCGGGATCGCACTTCTCTTGTGCCACCATCTGAACCACCATTATTGTCTCCAGTAAAATCTGCGTGCTCCATATGAACCCTAAGAGGTTTTAGATTTCTGTTGTTTTGCTATTTAgaagactaattattttatttaatatttaaattagtcaTTAATGTAGTTTTAAATGACACAATAATGAAGTAGGGATATAATGGTAAATGATCACTATTGAGTTATTCTTGTAATAAAAAAGAGATATAGTATTGATATTGCAATAATAGGCTAAGGAtgtttttgcaaaaaaaaaaaagattccaATTATGTTAGACAAAGATCATGAATGACCAACGTAAATGTCACCGGTAAAGTgtacttcacatgaagttgatatcTAAGAACCGTTAtgaaaattaaatatcaatttcACGTAAAATTGACTTTATTTGAATTTGCATCATAATTTTTTGTTTCAACAAAATTAACTAGTTGATCAATTTCGATTAACCTGATTGAACTGTATTAATTTCTCTATCAAAACTTAAGaaataattaacaattttaaccaaaaataaaagtaataactaaaaataatgaaAGTTTTTCATTATCAGATAAaatatattctttatttttaatgtttatgtttatttttttaaatactcttaatatttaatttaatttaattttatctttaacgtttaaataaatttaaattttatctttatagttaattttttaatagttaacatctagtaatatttttttttcaattttactcttataaaaaaatttaactttaatctttaatttatttaataccaCAACCCCAACTCTTTACTGGCACTCTTCTTTCACCGCCACCACTCATCATTATCTTATTACAATAATATTCTGCGTCCAAATGATTTCACTAACCAAGTCTAACCAAGTTATACATAAACAACTTCCCACTTTTATAACCTCCTTTACATCTAGGTGCCACTTACACGTAACTGACTTTTAAACATAAACAATTTCTCACTTTGAACGTAAacggcttcttcttctttgttgttATCGTTATcgtcattattgttattattattgttgaatttttgccATATTGATGATGTTATCCGATCCAAAAttgattttagatgtgtttttgtTCACGATTCAGTCTTGTTTGTGTGCTTATTTTCGAACTGAATTTATATGTCGCAATCATtatgtaattttggttcatttttgagttaattatgtcgcaattgttatgtaatttcagttcatttttgAGTTAATTGTATCGCAATCCATtatgtaattttggttcatttctaagTTAATTATGTCACAATCATTatataatttcgattcatttttgaataaattaagatGTATTTGGACTCGTTGTCCTGcacaattcaaaaaattttctcttctttttctttatcttctgctgcttattcttcttctttttcatctttttcttcttcatcgtctttttttttattttcttatagtTCTTCTAGTTTCActttttaaaaggaataaaatcaagaaaaaagaagaaaataccaaacaaaaaaatatattaataacgttgtctgatccaaaattaattttggatgcgtttttgttcatgattcacTCTTGTTTGTGTGCATATTTTCGAACTGAGTTTATGTGTCACAACCATgatgtaatttcggttcatttctgagttaattgtgtcgtaatccattatgtaatttcggttcatttctgagttaattgtgtcgtaatccattatataatttcggttcatttttgagtgaattaaggtgcatttggAGTCGTTGTCCTACACAACTCAAAACTCTTTCGCCTctttcttctcatcttctactgcttcttcttttttaatcttttacttcttcatcttcaccttcttatttcattttctcaaaattcCTTTTGATTTAATCTCTTGAGAggaataaaaccaagaaaaatataaaaaatataaaaaaaagaagaaacatattAATGATGTTGTctaatcaaaaattaattttagatgtgttttgttcatgattcagtcttgtttgtgtgcttgttttcGAAATGAGTTTATGTGTCGCAATCATTATGgtaaatttcggttcatttgtcaATTAATTGTGTCGCAATTGTTATGTAATTTCGTTTCATTTTTGAGTTAAATGTGTCGCAATCCAttatgcaatttcaattcatttctgagttaattgtgtctCAAGCACGATATAattttgattcattaaattaagGTGCCTTTGGACTTATTGtcttgcataattcaaaactctttctcctcaccttctactgcaaTAAAAACAATAACAGAAGcaataaaagaatgacgataaagaGAAAACATGcgaaagagaaggagaaggaaaaggaGAGGAGGAGCAGGAAgagaaggaggagaaagagaaggaggaatgtgaagaagaaaaagacaaTGACGGCGACGATAACGTAAAACTCCGCGCGTGAACGTAAATGACTTGGTTAGAAGAATGATGTGGCACGTGTAATCACGCTCTTTTTAATGAGAGTAGTTTTTGTTGGTGTTGGATCTACTTGGTTGGACTTAGATGGCAATATTGCTTATTTTCTTGGATGTGTAGCAAATATGAAAATCTCTACATCCAAGCAAAATACTTAACCAAGTTGTTATAACCATTTTTCAAATTACGcgtcttcttctccctctccatttcctcctcctcctcctcctcttttttttttttaaatttgcacacgtagattcttcttcttctctttcgtatcgtcatcaccaacaacaccaatatTTTGCTAATATCTTGGCTCTGATTTTTTCTGAtgcaattattaaataattttggttcattttttagtttatttcgattcatttgtgtgttaattgatgttcacttgatgctgctgataagtattgaccaaatcttttattctttaagtaattttgattcatttcttagtttatttgagatTCATTTGGATGCTAAAAGATTTGGTCAATACctatcagcagcatcaagtggatctcaattaacacacaaatgaactaaaattagttcaattttgaacaggtagtcaaaaagactcaatcatcaacaaaaatacatCTAATCCATTTATGGATCCAAataaacctcaattaaactaagaaatgaaccaaaattacttaagaaataaaaagTTTGGTCAATACGTAACAACAACATCAGGTGAATCTCAATTAAcaaacaaatgaaccgaaattagtttagttttgaacaagtagtaaaaaaaaactcaatcattaataaaaatacatCCAATTTATTTCTAGAtctaaatgaacctcaattaaactaagaaatgaaccaaaatcactaaaggaataaaaaatttagtcaacACTTATCAACAATATCAGGTGAaccttaattaacacacaaataaaccaaaattagttcagttttgaacaagcaataaaaaaatctcaatcatcgataaaaacacatcaaatttatTTCTGAATCCatatgaacctcaattaaattaagaaagaaaagaaaaatacagcaacaacaacaacaataaaagaataataattgagagaaaatatgcgaagaagaaggaatgcgaagaaaaagaaggaggaacacaaataagaagaagaaaggatgcgaagacaaaaaaggagaaatacgaaaaaaaaaaggaataatacaaagaagaagaagcacgatGAAAAAGAATATGTTTATATTAATCAAACACACtggtataataaaaataattttagttgaGTTTGAGTCAATTTTATTGGACTTAGTTGCTAAAAGGATTTAGATTAATAGTTAGATTGATTGCGAA
Coding sequences within it:
- the LOC112802384 gene encoding pentatricopeptide repeat-containing protein At1g05600 yields the protein MATRWPRVLTPTYLSQIIRTQKNPSKALQIFNDAKTKYPNYSHNGPVYATMISILGASGRINDMRSLIEQMREDSCECKDSIFVSAIKTYVKAGMLDEAVSLYRDIPRFNCVNWTESFNTLMEIMVNEDRLESAYRLFVESSCGWVVKSRVPALNLFMYALCQKGRSDLALQIFQEMDFQGCYPNRDSYVILMKGLCHDMRLHEAKHLLYSMFWRISQKGNGEDIVVYRTLLDALCDEGKFDEAMEILGKILRKGLKAPKRCYNRLDLGQCRDGKDIEGIKRLIHEALVRGSVPSLASYTAMAVDLYSEGKIDEADKVIIEMQSKGFKPTHTIFEAKVAALCKVSEVDEAIKAIEEDMVEANCLPTARMYTILLKNLHNLGFLTAVLKSLNKMSKTVGFNTDKETYCILLEMLCHERRYLEASEIMEKMSHKSYWPCEDSYNSLIKGLCGLGRQYEAVMWLEEMISQGKFPEVSVWYSLTSLFCVSDKMEVYNETFSCLTSL